Sequence from the Nocardia brasiliensis genome:
CAGCGTCGGCCAGGTGTATCCGCGCTCGCTCGATCACGACGTGCTCTCCGCGCTGGTCCAGGTGGGTGCGGGTCCGTCGTCGTTCGCGCACACCATTCGGCTGATGGCCGGGCACGAGCTGGTGACCGAGGGGTTCCAGCCGGGCCAGGTGGGCAGTTCGGCGATGCCGCACAAGATGAACACCCGCTCGTGTGAACGCGTGAACGGCCTGCAGGTGGTGTTGCGCGGGTACGCGTCGATGGCCGCCGAACTGGCCGGCGCGCAGTGGAACGAAGGCGACGTGTTCTGTTCGGTGGTGCGCCGCGTCGCGCTGCCCGACGCGTTCTTCGCGATCGACGGCATGATGGAGACCTTCCTCACCGTGCTCACCGAGTTCGGCGCGTACCCGGCCGTGGTCGCCCGCGAACTCGACCGCTACCTGCCGTTCCTCGCGACCACGCGGATTCTCATGGCGGCCGTCCGTACCGGCGTCGGCCGCGAGACCGCGCACGAGGTCATCAAGGAGCACGCCGTCGCCGTCGCCCTCGCCATGCGCGAGCAGGGCCGCGAACCCGACCTGCTCGACCGTCTGGCCGCCGACGAGCGTCTCCCGCTCGACCGCGCCGCCCTCGACGCCGCCCTGGCCGACAAGTCCGCCTTCATCGGCGCCGCCGAGGCCCAGGTCTCCGACGTCATCGCCGCCGTCCAAAAACTGGTCGACGCCAACCCCGCAGCCGCCCAGTACGCCCCCTCCCCGATCCTCTAGCCCCACCCCCGATGTCCTAGGCGTCAGCGCCTGCGGGAGCGCGGCACCCGACTGCCCGACGATGGCCGATTCGTCGCGGGGTTAGGGTGCTGCGGTGGATCCGTACACGATATTTGGGGACATTGTGGCTGGGCGGGCGCCGGCGAGTCGGGTGTTCGAGGACGATGATGTGTTGGCGTTCATGGATATTCGGCCGATGACGCCGGGGCACGTGCTGGTGGTGCCGAAGGTGGCGGCGCGGAGTCTGGCCGAGCTGGATCCGGTGGTGGGCGGCAAGCTGTTTCAGGTGGGGCAGCGGGTGGCGGCCGCGTTGCGGGCCAGCGAGGTCGGCTGCGACGGGGTGAATTTCTTTCTGGCCGACGGGGTTACGGCGGGGCAGGAGGTGTTCCACGTGCACCTGCACGTGATCCCGCGGACCCTGGAGGACGGTTTCGGATTGCGCGGCCGCCCGACCAGTCCGCCGCGGGCCGATCTGGACTACCTGGCCGGGTCGATCCGCGGGGCGCTCGAACGCTGAGCCGCCCGGCTTACATACTGGGCAGTTTGCTGAATAGACGCTCGAACCAAGATCGCTTCCGTCTCGTCGTGCCGTGGGATACCTTGAAGGTCATTGTCTTGCGGTGATGGAGGTGGGGACGTGCGGCGAACATCGGTTGCTGTGGCAGTGCTGACCTTGGCGCTGGGCCTGGCGGTACCCGCCTTGGTCGGCTCCACGAGAGCGGCGGCGGCGCAGATCGTGCGCATCGACCGGCTGACCCCCACCCGTTCGGCGCTGTTCATCGATTCCCCCGCGATGAGCCGCACCATTCAGGTGCAGGTGCTGCATCCGGCCGGCGGCGGCGCCCGCCCGACCTACTACCTGCTGGACGGTCTCGATCCCGGCACGACCCAGAGCACCTGGACCAACGCCACCGACGCCGAGCGCTTCTTCGCGGGCTCGCGGGTCAACGTAGTGCTGCCGGTCGGCGGTCAAGCCAGCTACTACACCGACTGGCAGCAGGACGACCCCCGCTTCGGCCGCTACCGGTGGGAGACGTTCCTGACCGAGGAGCTGCCGCCGCTGATCGATACGGCGTTCCACGGCAACGGCGTCAACGCGATCGGCGGGCTCTCGATGGGCGGTAACGCGGCCTTCATCCTCGCCGCCCGCAAGCCGTGGCTGTATCGCGCGGTCGCGGGGTACAGCGCCTGCCCCGATACGGGTTTGGCGATGGGCGCTGTGATGTTCTCGATCGCCAACCGCGGCGGGAATCCGCTGAACATGTGGGGCCCGCCCGGCAGCCCGGCGTGGGCCGAACACGATCCGGCGCTGCTGGCGGAGCACCTGCGCGGCAAGACGATCTACCTCTCCTCCGGCACCGGTATCCCCGGCCCGCACGAGCTGGAGATCAAACCGCAACTCGCGGAGAACATTTTCCTCGGTGGCCCGGTCGAGGTCGGCGCGAACACCTGTGTGATCGCGTTCGAGCAACGCTTGCGCGCGTTGGGAATTCCGGCCCGGGTCGACTACAGCCCCACCGGAACCCACTCGTGGTCGTACTGGCAGGACACCCTGCACGCGTCGTGGCCGACCATCGCACCCGCCATCGGCGCCTGACCGGTTCTGCTGCGAGACAACGGGTTCGACTCGGTGCCGGCCGCCCGCACCGGATCACCGCCGAAGGTGTGGCTCGCCCTTGACGACGTGGATCGGCATCACCGTCGATCGCCGGTAGGCGCGGCGGCAGGCCAGGGCAGCACCGCGCGCAGCCGGAAGCCGCCGGCCTGGTCGGGCCCGTAATCAAGGGTGCCGCCGACCAATTCGGCGCGCTCGGTGAGTCCGAGCAGGCCGTACCCGGAGGACGGGATCGACAGCCCCGGCCCGCGGGCGGCGGAGTTGCGGACGATCAAGGTCAGGTCGGCGCCGGGACCGCCGTCGATGCGCACGCGCACCGGGGCACCGGGGGAGTGCTTGCGCGCGTTGGTCAATCCCTCCTGGGCAATGCGATACGTGGTTCGTGCGCTGGTCGCGGGCAGCTCGGCGGTGGTGGTGTCGGTGAGCGTGACGTCCATGCCGAGCGCACGGGCTTCGGTGACGAGTCGCGCCAGGTCGGCCGAGGTCGGCTGGGGCGGTTCCGGGGTGTCGTCGGCCGTGGCGGTGTCCGCGCGCAGCACGCCGAGCACCTCGCGCAACTCCTGCAGGGCCAGATGAGCGTTCTCGGCAATGGTTTTCGCCGTCGCGGCGGTCTGCTCCCTGGTCAGATCGGTGCGGAAGCCGAGCGCGCCCGCGTGCATCGCCACGACCGAGATCCGGTGCGCCAGTACGTCGTGCATCTCCCGTGCGATGCGATTGCGTTCCAGCAGGCGCGCCTCGGCGGCGCGGGCATGCTGCTCACGTTCGGCGGTTTCGGCGCGGGAACGCAGCGACCACAACAGATCTCGCCGGGCGCCTACCGCGATGCCGATCGCGACGATGGTGGCGACGGTCGCCGTGAGCACCATCGCGCCGTACCAGGTCGGCGGGTCGGCCTGCTGTTTCGGATAGAAGAGGTTGTCGGTGAACAGGCCGGTGCCGATGCAGACGATCGATATCGCGATCGTCTCGGGATAGCGCCTGCGGGTGGCCAGCGAGCACAGCACGAGCGCGACCGCTCCGTTCGCCGCCACCGAGACGGTGGCCAGCACCAGCACGATCGCCGCGATGGTGACCGGGTATCTGCGCCGCAACAGCGTGAGCAGGACGCAGACCACGCCGAGCGCCGGGTCGGCCACGTGGAACCAGGCCAGCTGCATCGTGTCGAGCGGGGCCATCTCGCCCTGGACGGTGCTCCAAGCCAGTATGCCGATCAGCGTCACCACCACCAGCCGCCAAGCCTGCGACCACCACCGCAACGGTGACGCCGACGGCGGAACAACGCTGGTCATGACGCGACTTTAGGCGGCGGGCCGGGGCGCGCGCATCGCTCTGCAGGGCGAATCACGAACGACCAAAGGATGAATCGAGGACCGACCGATGGCCGATGCGGGCAACCGGGTGGGTGGCCGACCATGGGGACCGGTGCCGGACGCGGTCCGGCCCGGACAACGGTGAAGGGATCTCGTGGTGGCCAAGAACGTGTGGATCGGCTTGCAGATCGTCGGCATGGTCGTGCTGATCGCATCGGCGCAAGCGGCCATCCGGCTTCTGGTCGATCACCGGAAATCGCAGCTGTGGGGCCTGTTCGACTGGGTGCCGGGCGGCTGGGGCGGCGAGCTGGCCGCCCTGCTGGTGCTGGCGGCGGCCAGTGCGGTCCTCGTGGGCCGGGCGCAGGGCAGGGCCAAGGTGCTGGACTGCTGATCCGCTAGTTCGGTTGGCGGCGCAGCGTGCGGAACAGCGCGAACACCACCAGGGCCGCGGCCGCCACCGCGGGCGCGAGCACGACCGGACCGGCGGGCAGGCCGAGGAATTCCACGGATTCGACGACGGTGAGCCGCCCGCGGACCTCGTCGTCGGTGGGCGCGGTGGCGAAGGTGAAGTCGGTCGAACCGGTCGAGGGGTCCGGGATCGCGACCGACAGCTTCGTCAGATAGTTCCGTCCGCCCTCGGCCATGCCCGTGAACGTCGGGCTCGCGGTGTCGGCGAGCCGTCCGGCGAACTCGACCTCGACGCTCTGCGCGGTGGCGGCGGCATCCGAGCGTGTCATGCGGTGGGCGCTCAGCAGGTACAGCCGCACCCGCTGCGGTGTGTCCGCGGGACCGGAGATGCGCATGGGGTAGACGGGATGTTCGGTCGCGAAGCTCAACCGGATCGGATCGATCCGTCCGGTCAGCGAGGACGGCCCCGTCGGTGAAGCGGGCCGGGTGAGCCGGATCGCGACGAAGGACCAGCCGTCCCTCCCGTAGGCGTCCAGGGTCGTATTCGTCTCCGGCCGCAGCGTGTAGCCGGTCGCGGCCAGCCACGTTCGCAGGTCGGCGAGTTGGGTGCCGGTGAAATGGAACGTCTCGAACGGCCCCGTCGGTTGGTCCGGCTCCGTCTCGTGCGGCCTGTCGGCGGCGCCGGTCGGCGGATCGGCGGCGAACCACCGTCGCTCGGTGACGATCTGCGGCAGGGTCAGCCGGTTCAAGTCGACGAAGGTGTTCCCGGCGACCGGTTCCATGGTGGCCCGGCTCGGCGTCGGCACGACGAGTACCGCATTGTCGGTGTCCGCCAACAGATTCAGGTCCAGCACGAGGGTCTCGCGCCGGCCGTCCCAGCCGAGCAGCGCGGCTTCCTCGGCGATCTGCGCCTGCCGTCCCGCCGGTACCGCGAGCGCCGCGGGGGCTGCCGCCGCCGGGCTCGCCGCGCCGAGTCCCGCCACCGCGGACAGTATCGTCGCGGCGACAGCCACTCGGCAGGCAACGGCGATACGCATACGCGCAACCCTACGACACGGCGCGGACACGCCGATTCGACCGGGCGACACGCCGTTTCATTCTCGCGGCGCGCCGATACGGCTGAGCGTACCGACGATGTCGGTCGACGCTCAGGCGCTGTGCGCCACGCTCGCGGCATAGGGCGGATAGTCGCTGTAACCCGCCGCGGTGCGGCCGTAGAGCAGTTCCTCGCGCACCGTGGCGAGCGGCAGGTCGTGCGTAATGCGGTGCACCAGATCGGGATTGGCGATGAACGCGCGACCGAACGACACCAGGTCGGCGAGCCCGCGCGCGAGGACATCCTCCGCGCCCGCGGCCGAGGTGGGTGCGCGGTTCTCGCCGATGTTGGCGATGAGGGTGCCGTGCCAGCGCGGCCGCAGGTCGGTCAGCGCCGGATAGTCGTCGTTGTCGATCAGGTGCAGGTAGGCCAGGTCGCGCCGGTCGAGCTCGGTGACCAGCGCGCGATAGAGCGGCCCTGGATCGGCCTCGACCATGTTGAACTGCGGATTGCCCGGGGAGAGCCGGATCCCGGTGCGGTGCGCGCCGATCTCGCCCGCCACCGCGTCGACGATGGCCAGCGGCACCCGCATGCGATTGGCGTGCGAGCCGCCGAACTCGTCGGTGCGCAGGTTGGTGTTGTCGGCCAGGAACTGGTGGATGAGATAGCTGTTGGCGCCGTGGATTTCGACGCCGTCGAAGCCCGCCTCGATCGCGTTGCGGGCGGCGACGGCGTGCTGTTCGATCGCGGCGGTGATTCCGGCACGGTCGTAGGCGGCGGGGGTGATGGGGTCGGCCTTGCCGCCCGCGATCAGGTGCACCCGGTCCGCGTCGAGCACGGCCGACGGTCCCGCCGGCCAGGAGCCATCGATGCGGGCGAGCGGATGCCCCTTGCGACCACCATGCATGAGCTGGGCGAAGATCCGCCCGCCCGCGGCGTGCACGGCCGAGGTGACCTCCCGCCAGGCCGCCACGTGCCGGTCCGTCTGCAGCCCCGGTGACCACGCCTCGCTCTGGCCGGTCGAGTGCGGCCACAGGCCCTCGGTGACGATCAGCCCGGCGGTCGCGCGCTGGGCGTAGTAGTCGACGACGTCCTGGGTCGGCGCGCCGTCGGGTTGCGAGCGCAGCCGGGTCATCGGGGCCATGACGATGCGGTTGGGAGTGACGAGTTTCGGAGTGCGGTATTCGGTCAGCAGCCTCATGCCTGTACCGTAAAACCTGACATCAATGTCAGGTCAAGGAGCGATTGTGCGCATCGGAGAATTGGCCGAGCAGACCGGCGTCAGCGTCCGGTCGCTGCGGTACTACGAGACCAAGGGGCTGCTCGCCGCCGACCGGACCTCCGGTGGACAGCGTGAGTACCCGCCCGCGGCCGTCGAGCGCGTGCGCCGCATTCAGGAGATGTTCGCGGCCGGACTGCACAGCGACACCATCGGCGAACTGCTGCCGTGCATCAACGACGTGGACGGCACTCCCAACGCGTCGGCCACTCCGTTGCTGTTGGAGCGGCTCACCGAGGAACGCCGCCGGATCGAGCAGGCGTTGCGCGATCTGCAGAGCACCCAGCAGGTCCTCGACGGCGTCATCCATGCCGCGGCCGACCACGCCGCAGCGCCGCGGCGCGCCGGGAGAACATCGGACCTCTGACCGGAAGGCCGGAGTGTGCCCGCTGATCAGCGGGGAGTTCGGGTCCTGCCGGGACCGCGGGGCCGCGCGCCACTACGGTGGAGCGCATGGCTCTCGACAGTGGTACCGGAACGATCTCAGACCTGGGCGGGGTGGCCGCGCCGATCGCGAAGACGGTGCCCACCGAACGCGTGCACCACGGCGACGTGTTCGTCGACGAGTACGAATGGCTGCGGGACAAGGACAATCCCGAGGTCATCTCCTACCTCGAAGCCGAGAACGCCTACACCGAGGCGCAGACCGCGCATCTGGCCGGGTTGCGCGAGCGCCTCTTCGACGAGATCAAGTCGCGCACCCAGGAGACCGATCTCTCGGTGCCGACCCGGATGGGCGACTACTGGTACTACTCGCGCAGTTTCGAGGGCAAGCAGTACGGCGTGCACTGCCGGTGTGCGATCGCCGCGGACGCCGACGGCATCGACGCGTGGACCCCGCCGCGGCTGGAGGCCGGCGTCGAGGTGCCGGGCGAGCAGATCTTGCTGGACAGCAACGTGCTCGCCGAGGGCCACGACTTCTTCGCGCTCGGCGCGTACTCGATCAGCCACGACGGCAACCTGCTCGCCTACTCCGTGGACACCAACGGCGACGAGCGATATGTGCTGCGCTTCAAGGATTTGCGCACCGGCGAGCTGCTGCCCGACGAGGTCGCTGAGACAGCGCCCGGCGCGACCTGGTCGCTGGACGGCACGCACGTCTTCTATCAAACGGTCGACGAGTCGTGGCGGCCCGACACCGTGTGGCGGCACCGGCTCGGCACCGCGCCCGACGCCGACGTCAAGGTGTTCCACGAGCCGGACGAGCGGTACTGGGTGAGCGTGGTCTCGACCCGCTCGGAGAAGTTCCTGATGATCTGGGTCGGCTCCAAGATCACCACCGAGGGCTGGGTGCTCGAGTCCGACAACCCCGAGGGCGAGTTCCGGGTGATCCTGCCCCGCCGCGAGGGGGTCGAGTACTCGGCCGAGCACGCGGTGGTGGCCGGCGAGGACCGTTTCCTGATCCTGCACAA
This genomic interval carries:
- a CDS encoding alkene reductase; the encoded protein is MRLLTEYRTPKLVTPNRIVMAPMTRLRSQPDGAPTQDVVDYYAQRATAGLIVTEGLWPHSTGQSEAWSPGLQTDRHVAAWREVTSAVHAAGGRIFAQLMHGGRKGHPLARIDGSWPAGPSAVLDADRVHLIAGGKADPITPAAYDRAGITAAIEQHAVAARNAIEAGFDGVEIHGANSYLIHQFLADNTNLRTDEFGGSHANRMRVPLAIVDAVAGEIGAHRTGIRLSPGNPQFNMVEADPGPLYRALVTELDRRDLAYLHLIDNDDYPALTDLRPRWHGTLIANIGENRAPTSAAGAEDVLARGLADLVSFGRAFIANPDLVHRITHDLPLATVREELLYGRTAAGYSDYPPYAASVAHSA
- a CDS encoding sensor histidine kinase; the protein is MTSVVPPSASPLRWWSQAWRLVVVTLIGILAWSTVQGEMAPLDTMQLAWFHVADPALGVVCVLLTLLRRRYPVTIAAIVLVLATVSVAANGAVALVLCSLATRRRYPETIAISIVCIGTGLFTDNLFYPKQQADPPTWYGAMVLTATVATIVAIGIAVGARRDLLWSLRSRAETAEREQHARAAEARLLERNRIAREMHDVLAHRISVVAMHAGALGFRTDLTREQTAATAKTIAENAHLALQELREVLGVLRADTATADDTPEPPQPTSADLARLVTEARALGMDVTLTDTTTAELPATSARTTYRIAQEGLTNARKHSPGAPVRVRIDGGPGADLTLIVRNSAARGPGLSIPSSGYGLLGLTERAELVGGTLDYGPDQAGGFRLRAVLPWPAAAPTGDRR
- a CDS encoding DUF2330 domain-containing protein — translated: MRIAVACRVAVAATILSAVAGLGAASPAAAAPAALAVPAGRQAQIAEEAALLGWDGRRETLVLDLNLLADTDNAVLVVPTPSRATMEPVAGNTFVDLNRLTLPQIVTERRWFAADPPTGAADRPHETEPDQPTGPFETFHFTGTQLADLRTWLAATGYTLRPETNTTLDAYGRDGWSFVAIRLTRPASPTGPSSLTGRIDPIRLSFATEHPVYPMRISGPADTPQRVRLYLLSAHRMTRSDAAATAQSVEVEFAGRLADTASPTFTGMAEGGRNYLTKLSVAIPDPSTGSTDFTFATAPTDDEVRGRLTVVESVEFLGLPAGPVVLAPAVAAAALVVFALFRTLRRQPN
- a CDS encoding HIT family protein; the protein is MDPYTIFGDIVAGRAPASRVFEDDDVLAFMDIRPMTPGHVLVVPKVAARSLAELDPVVGGKLFQVGQRVAAALRASEVGCDGVNFFLADGVTAGQEVFHVHLHVIPRTLEDGFGLRGRPTSPPRADLDYLAGSIRGALER
- a CDS encoding MerR family transcriptional regulator, giving the protein MRIGELAEQTGVSVRSLRYYETKGLLAADRTSGGQREYPPAAVERVRRIQEMFAAGLHSDTIGELLPCINDVDGTPNASATPLLLERLTEERRRIEQALRDLQSTQQVLDGVIHAAADHAAAPRRAGRTSDL
- a CDS encoding alpha/beta hydrolase; amino-acid sequence: MRRTSVAVAVLTLALGLAVPALVGSTRAAAAQIVRIDRLTPTRSALFIDSPAMSRTIQVQVLHPAGGGARPTYYLLDGLDPGTTQSTWTNATDAERFFAGSRVNVVLPVGGQASYYTDWQQDDPRFGRYRWETFLTEELPPLIDTAFHGNGVNAIGGLSMGGNAAFILAARKPWLYRAVAGYSACPDTGLAMGAVMFSIANRGGNPLNMWGPPGSPAWAEHDPALLAEHLRGKTIYLSSGTGIPGPHELEIKPQLAENIFLGGPVEVGANTCVIAFEQRLRALGIPARVDYSPTGTHSWSYWQDTLHASWPTIAPAIGA
- the purB gene encoding adenylosuccinate lyase; the encoded protein is MSLVPNVLATRYASPELVRLWSPEHKIVLERRLWLEVLRAQSELGIELPAGVLADYERVLEQVDLASIAERERVTRHDVKARIEEFNALAGHEHVHKGMTSRDLTENVEQLQIRLSLEHVYAHGVAVAARLAERAAEYQTLVMAGRSHNVAAQATTLGKRFASAADELLIALTRVRELIDRYPLRGIKGPMGTAQDMLDLLGGDPAKLSRLEQQVARHLGFANVLTSVGQVYPRSLDHDVLSALVQVGAGPSSFAHTIRLMAGHELVTEGFQPGQVGSSAMPHKMNTRSCERVNGLQVVLRGYASMAAELAGAQWNEGDVFCSVVRRVALPDAFFAIDGMMETFLTVLTEFGAYPAVVARELDRYLPFLATTRILMAAVRTGVGRETAHEVIKEHAVAVALAMREQGREPDLLDRLAADERLPLDRAALDAALADKSAFIGAAEAQVSDVIAAVQKLVDANPAAAQYAPSPIL